Proteins from one Alysiella filiformis genomic window:
- a CDS encoding DUF4390 domain-containing protein has translation MKSFLKNIIMLWLLLFSFQAAADGINATRHEGRVLSNGKLAISSRFKTELPEQLKEALLKGVPLDFALTYQLERPTLTSYRVKLNQWVSNNEHTVNYRLSFHPLTNKYRVSVGTFSSEYNNLDIALRAVGAIVNWRVLHEGALSNTDTQDIRAQVRLNLSTSKLPKPFQLNALTASHWDLDSGWINLNINP, from the coding sequence ATGAAATCTTTTTTAAAAAACATCATCATGCTGTGGTTGCTGTTGTTCAGCTTTCAGGCAGCCGCAGATGGCATCAATGCCACACGCCATGAAGGGCGCGTGTTGTCCAATGGCAAACTTGCCATCAGCAGCCGTTTCAAAACCGAGCTGCCTGAACAACTGAAAGAAGCCTTACTCAAAGGCGTACCATTGGATTTTGCGCTCACTTATCAGTTGGAACGCCCTACCCTAACGTCTTATCGCGTGAAATTGAATCAATGGGTCAGCAACAATGAACACACGGTCAATTATCGCCTGTCGTTTCACCCATTGACCAATAAATACCGCGTGAGCGTTGGCACATTTTCCAGCGAATACAACAATTTGGACATCGCCCTACGCGCAGTTGGGGCGATTGTAAACTGGCGCGTGTTGCACGAGGGCGCATTGAGCAACACCGACACGCAAGACATACGCGCCCAAGTTCGGCTGAATTTAAGCACGTCCAAATTGCCCAAACCGTTTCAGCTCAATGCGCTCACGGCAAGCCATTGGGATTTGGATTCGGGCTGGATTAATTTAAACATCAACCCATGA
- the smc gene encoding chromosome segregation protein SMC — MRLTQIKLAGFKSFTDPTTIHVPAQLVAVIGPNGCGKSNVIDAVRWVLGEASAKQLRGESMQDVIFNGAATRRPAPRASVELVFDNSDHSLQGAWGQYAEVSIKRQLTRQGESSYYINNQVVRRRDITDLFLGTGVGARGYAVIEQGMISRIIEARPEELRAYIEEAAGVSKYKERRRETELRLKDTREHLQRLSDLQNELARQVEKLEKQAGTAEHYQKLQDDLAHWQNLLDFVQWQNALLAADQFSEAHYAAQYQQEQAVEQQNALSDQIQTLRQTEQEQQQHHHSLNQEYALLREQIARLEEQLRAYQNQQQRMERDKANAATALQKIQQEQIVIRSECDLIEADLLTQQETLSELAMAVAEHETRLPELEQMQQNTQFAHQNQQNELNRIKRELALKQQQQQHIIATLENHAKRGTALQEEQAALNLPQEQELNTAQEQAEILQNQYDESESVLLDVESRLAEMKGRVQAAETEYQQYYQQHLNAQAQQQALATLLQDHNTADFWQHTEWSSAPALWQHLTVPSEWQHALNVILAERLQARWLPESVQWDWANLPQGAAAWINVSGSLNKKNQPVQALINQIQVSKDFQAAVQYWLDGVLCAPNLAYAVAQQNTLQNNQLWLTPEGHRVDKMGVVLFDANSNLQPIQYQNRHDEWVNELAALSPKLAQAQASFEKLKEEYQKLENQYRDIQSQNRQQAGQLQAAQHRANELFARTNQGQLRREHIERELAQIAEDKRHLLQQRDNLHDDIDTLALSAAELETQYLALSDNHQAQQNAFKQAQLALLEANRQYGLAEIAQHKQQQRLDSLRQKIDELEQQKADWQERQTELNLQDENEGEPHHAQRVQLNTLSEHAAELQDQIDAAQKRLAETQNAGRELYAQQQTLAAQLPQFQAAAQNTLLQQQEALLNAKRYHENLHERAADLSQLEKAAKTAPSVSNMAQNIAKISQNIQSLGAVNLAALQELAEARERDEYYRHQSGDVQAAIALLEEAIAQIDGETKTRFKETFDAVNEKVQTFFPTLFGGGEASLKMSDDDLLTAGVSIMARPPGKKNSTIHLLSGGEKALTAMSLVFALFTLNPAPFCLLDEVDAPLDDANTSRFCDLVKEMSAQTQFLYISHNRLTMEMAEQLIGVTMQEKGVSRIVSVDIQQALQMAES, encoded by the coding sequence ATGCGCTTAACCCAAATCAAATTAGCAGGATTCAAATCGTTTACCGACCCCACCACCATTCATGTGCCAGCGCAACTGGTTGCCGTGATTGGTCCCAACGGCTGCGGCAAATCCAATGTGATAGACGCGGTGCGCTGGGTGCTGGGCGAAGCGTCTGCCAAACAATTACGCGGCGAATCCATGCAAGATGTGATTTTCAACGGTGCTGCCACGCGCCGCCCTGCCCCACGCGCATCGGTGGAATTGGTGTTTGACAACAGCGACCACAGCTTACAAGGCGCATGGGGGCAATATGCCGAAGTGTCCATCAAACGCCAACTCACGCGGCAGGGCGAATCCAGCTACTACATCAACAATCAAGTGGTGCGCCGCCGTGATATTACCGATTTGTTTTTGGGAACGGGCGTGGGCGCGCGCGGTTATGCGGTCATTGAACAGGGCATGATTTCGCGGATTATTGAGGCGCGACCCGAAGAACTCCGCGCCTATATTGAAGAGGCGGCTGGCGTATCCAAATACAAAGAACGCCGCCGCGAAACCGAATTGCGCTTAAAAGACACGCGCGAGCATTTGCAACGCCTGTCGGATTTGCAAAATGAGTTGGCGCGTCAGGTAGAAAAGCTGGAAAAACAGGCTGGCACGGCAGAACATTATCAAAAATTGCAAGATGATTTGGCGCATTGGCAAAATTTGTTGGATTTTGTGCAATGGCAAAACGCGCTGCTTGCCGCCGACCAGTTTAGCGAGGCGCATTATGCGGCACAATATCAACAAGAACAAGCGGTTGAACAACAAAATGCGTTGAGCGACCAAATCCAAACCCTGCGCCAAACCGAGCAGGAACAGCAGCAACATCATCATTCGCTCAATCAGGAATACGCGCTGTTGCGTGAACAAATTGCGCGTTTGGAAGAGCAACTTCGCGCCTATCAAAATCAGCAGCAGCGCATGGAACGCGATAAGGCAAACGCGGCAACGGCTTTGCAAAAAATCCAACAAGAACAAATCGTGATTCGCAGCGAATGCGATTTGATTGAGGCGGATTTGCTGACCCAACAGGAAACATTGAGCGAATTGGCAATGGCGGTGGCGGAACATGAAACAAGGCTGCCTGAATTGGAACAAATGCAACAAAATACGCAATTTGCCCATCAAAATCAGCAAAATGAGCTGAATCGCATCAAACGTGAATTGGCTTTGAAACAGCAGCAACAACAGCACATCATTGCCACGCTGGAAAATCACGCCAAACGTGGCACGGCTTTGCAAGAAGAACAGGCTGCCTTAAATTTGCCGCAAGAACAGGAATTGAACACAGCACAAGAACAAGCAGAAATTTTGCAAAATCAATATGATGAAAGTGAAAGTGTGTTGCTTGATGTGGAAAGCCGTTTGGCGGAAATGAAGGGGCGCGTTCAGGCTGCCGAAACGGAATATCAGCAATATTATCAACAACATTTGAATGCACAAGCGCAACAACAGGCTTTGGCAACTTTGCTGCAAGACCACAATACGGCAGATTTTTGGCAACACACCGAATGGTCGTCTGCGCCTGCGCTGTGGCAGCATTTGACGGTGCCAAGCGAGTGGCAACACGCGCTGAATGTGATTTTGGCGGAGCGTTTGCAAGCGCGTTGGCTGCCTGAATCGGTGCAATGGGATTGGGCAAATTTGCCACAAGGCGCGGCGGCTTGGATTAACGTTTCAGGCAGCCTGAACAAGAAAAATCAGCCTGTTCAAGCCCTTATCAATCAAATTCAGGTAAGCAAGGATTTTCAGGCTGCCGTCCAATATTGGCTGGACGGTGTGCTGTGTGCCCCCAATTTGGCTTATGCGGTGGCGCAACAAAATACTTTACAAAACAATCAACTGTGGCTCACGCCCGAAGGTCATCGGGTGGACAAAATGGGGGTGGTTTTGTTTGATGCCAACAGCAATCTGCAACCGATTCAGTATCAAAATCGCCACGATGAATGGGTGAATGAATTGGCGGCATTGTCGCCCAAATTGGCGCAGGCGCAAGCGTCATTTGAAAAATTAAAAGAAGAATATCAAAAACTTGAAAATCAATACCGCGATATTCAAAGTCAAAATCGCCAGCAGGCTGGGCAATTACAGGCTGCCCAACATCGGGCAAATGAATTGTTTGCGCGTACCAATCAGGGGCAGTTGCGCCGCGAACACATTGAGCGCGAATTGGCACAAATCGCCGAAGATAAACGCCATTTGCTGCAACAACGCGACAATTTACACGATGACATAGACACGCTGGCTTTGAGCGCGGCGGAATTGGAAACGCAATATTTGGCACTTTCCGACAACCATCAGGCGCAACAAAATGCGTTCAAACAGGCACAACTGGCTTTGTTGGAGGCGAATCGGCAATATGGTTTGGCAGAAATCGCGCAACACAAACAGCAGCAGCGTTTGGACAGCTTACGCCAAAAAATTGATGAACTGGAACAGCAAAAAGCCGATTGGCAAGAACGCCAAACGGAATTGAATTTGCAGGACGAAAACGAGGGCGAACCCCACCACGCACAAAGGGTACAACTGAATACTTTGAGCGAACACGCGGCGGAGTTGCAAGACCAAATTGACGCGGCACAAAAAAGGCTGGCTGAAACGCAAAATGCGGGGCGAGAATTGTATGCCCAACAGCAAACTTTGGCGGCACAACTGCCGCAATTTCAGGCAGCCGCGCAAAATACGCTGTTGCAACAACAAGAAGCCCTGTTGAACGCCAAGCGTTATCACGAAAACCTGCACGAGCGCGCTGCCGATTTGAGCCAACTGGAAAAAGCCGCCAAAACCGCACCTTCTGTGTCCAATATGGCGCAAAACATCGCCAAAATCAGCCAAAACATTCAGTCGCTGGGCGCGGTAAACTTGGCGGCATTGCAAGAATTGGCAGAGGCGCGTGAACGCGATGAATATTATCGTCATCAAAGTGGCGATGTTCAGGCAGCCATCGCGCTGCTGGAAGAGGCAATCGCCCAAATTGATGGCGAAACCAAAACCCGTTTCAAAGAAACCTTTGATGCGGTTAATGAAAAAGTGCAAACCTTTTTCCCCACGCTGTTTGGCGGTGGCGAAGCCAGCCTGAAAATGAGTGATGATGATTTGCTCACAGCTGGCGTATCCATTATGGCGCGCCCACCCGGTAAGAAAAACAGCACCATTCATCTGTTGAGCGGTGGCGAAAAAGCCTTAACCGCGATGAGTTTGGTGTTTGCGCTGTTTACGCTCAATCCCGCACCGTTTTGTTTGCTGGACGAGGTGGACGCGCCACTTGACGATGCCAACACCAGCCGTTTTTGCGATTTGGTTAAGGAAATGTCGGCACAAACGCAATTTTTGTACATTTCGCACAACCGTTTGACCATGGAAATGGCAGAACAACTCATTGGCGTAACCATGCAAGAAAAAGGCGTATCGCGGATTGTGTCGGTGGACATTCAGCAGGCTTTGCAAATGGCAGAGAGTTAA